In the Solibacillus sp. FSL K6-1523 genome, one interval contains:
- the sufU gene encoding Fe-S cluster assembly sulfur transfer protein SufU — translation MSFNNLDQLYRSVIMDHYKNPRNKGSLDENSVTIDMNNPTCGDRIHLTLNLKDGVVEDAKFDGEGCSISMSSASMMTQIVKGKKLDEALELAEIFSKMMLGEDFDDEKYDLGDVEALQGVAKFPARIKCATLAWKAMEKGVNNEKN, via the coding sequence ATGTCTTTTAATAACTTAGATCAACTATACCGTTCCGTAATTATGGATCACTATAAAAATCCTCGTAATAAAGGATCTTTAGATGAAAACAGTGTGACAATTGATATGAATAACCCAACTTGCGGTGACCGTATCCATTTAACGCTAAATTTGAAAGATGGCGTCGTAGAAGATGCGAAATTTGACGGCGAAGGTTGCTCAATTTCGATGTCTTCAGCTTCTATGATGACACAAATTGTTAAAGGTAAAAAATTAGACGAAGCACTTGAGCTTGCAGAAATTTTCTCGAAAATGATGCTTGGTGAAGACTTCGACGATGAAAAATATGATCTTGGGGATGTTGAAGCACTGCAAGGTGTAGCGAAATTCCCAGCACGTATTAAATGCGCTACATTGGCTTGGAAAGCGATGGAAAAAGGCGTAAACAACGAAAAGAACTAA
- the sufB gene encoding Fe-S cluster assembly protein SufB has protein sequence MAKKMPDIGDYKYGFHDKDVSIFRSERGLTEEIVREISSMKEEPQWMLDYRLKALEKFYEMPMPQWGGDLASLNFDEITYYVKPSEATQKSWDEVPEEIKATFDKLGIPEAEQKYLAGVSAQYESEVVYHNMKQDLTDMGVIFKDTDSALKENEEIFKKHWGTVIPYTDNKFSALNSAVWSGGSFIYMPKGVKLDTPLQAYFRINSENMGQFERTLIIVDEGASVHYVEGCTAPVYTTNSLHSAVVEIIVKKDAYCRYTTIQNWANNVYNLVTKRTVVEENGTMEWIDGNIGSKLTMKYPACILKGEGARGMTLSIAIAGKGQHQHAGAKMIHLAPNTSSTIVSKSIAKQGGKVTYLGQVKFGKNATGARANIECDTLIMDNESTSDTIPYNEILNDNVSLEHEAKVSKVSEEQLFYLMSRGISELEATEMIVMGFIEPFTKELPMEYAVEMNRLIKFEMEGSIG, from the coding sequence ATGGCGAAAAAAATGCCTGATATCGGCGATTACAAATATGGTTTCCATGATAAGGACGTTTCAATTTTCCGTTCTGAACGTGGATTGACAGAAGAAATCGTACGTGAAATCTCAAGTATGAAAGAAGAGCCACAGTGGATGCTAGACTACCGCTTAAAAGCTCTAGAAAAATTCTATGAAATGCCAATGCCTCAATGGGGTGGCGATCTTGCGTCATTGAACTTCGATGAAATTACGTATTATGTAAAGCCATCTGAAGCAACGCAAAAATCTTGGGATGAAGTTCCTGAAGAAATCAAAGCGACTTTTGATAAATTAGGTATTCCAGAAGCAGAACAAAAATATCTTGCAGGTGTATCTGCTCAGTATGAATCTGAAGTAGTTTACCATAACATGAAGCAAGATCTTACAGATATGGGTGTTATCTTCAAAGATACAGACTCAGCATTAAAAGAAAATGAAGAAATTTTCAAAAAGCACTGGGGTACAGTAATCCCTTATACGGATAATAAATTCTCAGCATTAAACTCAGCAGTATGGTCAGGTGGTTCGTTCATCTACATGCCAAAAGGTGTTAAATTAGATACACCGCTGCAAGCTTACTTCCGTATTAACTCTGAAAACATGGGTCAATTCGAACGTACGCTAATTATCGTAGACGAAGGCGCTTCTGTACACTATGTTGAAGGATGTACGGCTCCTGTTTATACGACAAACTCACTACACTCAGCAGTAGTAGAAATTATCGTTAAAAAAGATGCATATTGCCGTTATACAACAATCCAAAACTGGGCAAACAACGTATATAACTTAGTTACAAAGCGTACTGTTGTTGAAGAAAACGGTACAATGGAATGGATCGATGGAAACATTGGTTCAAAATTAACGATGAAATACCCAGCTTGTATTCTTAAAGGTGAAGGCGCTCGTGGTATGACATTATCGATTGCCATTGCAGGTAAAGGTCAACACCAACACGCTGGTGCGAAAATGATTCACTTAGCACCAAATACGTCTTCTACAATCGTATCAAAATCGATTGCAAAACAAGGCGGTAAAGTAACGTATTTAGGCCAAGTTAAATTCGGTAAAAATGCAACAGGTGCACGTGCGAATATCGAATGTGACACATTAATTATGGATAACGAATCAACTTCTGATACAATTCCATACAACGAAATTTTAAATGATAATGTATCTTTAGAGCATGAAGCAAAAGTTTCAAAAGTATCTGAAGAGCAATTATTCTACTTAATGTCTCGTGGTATTTCTGAGCTTGAAGCGACAGAAATGATCGTAATGGGCTTCATCGAGCCATTCACAAA
- a CDS encoding methionine ABC transporter ATP-binding protein, whose protein sequence is MIDLQNISKVYKTKNGELKAVDQVNLSIKQGEIYGIIGYSGAGKSTMIRLLNGLEKPTVGSVIINGNDISKASGKKLRDARQKISMIFQHFNLLWSRTVEDNIAFPLEIAGVPKEERAKRVEELIELVGLAGRGKAYPSQLSGGQKQRVGIARALANNPEVLLCDEATSALDPETTDSILELLLDINKKIGLTIVLITHEMHVIRKICDRVAVMEAGKVVEQGEVLQVFQNPQAPITKNFMAQISGETQEMQASLEQILANYPSGKIVKLGFVGQTTEQPVISQIIKQFDIVVNIVHGKISNTTSGPLGTLFIHIEGSSDQINAALELLAQHKVQTEVIEHD, encoded by the coding sequence ATGATTGATTTACAAAATATATCGAAAGTTTATAAGACAAAAAACGGTGAACTAAAAGCCGTAGACCAAGTAAATTTATCGATTAAACAAGGTGAAATCTACGGTATTATCGGTTACAGTGGTGCTGGTAAAAGTACGATGATTCGACTATTAAATGGCTTAGAAAAACCAACAGTTGGTTCGGTCATTATTAATGGCAATGATATTTCAAAGGCATCTGGGAAAAAGCTGCGAGATGCAAGACAAAAGATCAGCATGATTTTCCAACACTTCAATTTACTTTGGTCACGTACAGTGGAAGATAATATCGCCTTCCCACTTGAAATTGCGGGTGTACCAAAAGAAGAACGAGCAAAACGTGTAGAGGAACTCATTGAGCTTGTTGGACTAGCAGGACGAGGGAAAGCGTATCCATCCCAATTATCAGGTGGTCAAAAACAGCGTGTCGGCATTGCCCGTGCACTTGCCAATAATCCGGAAGTTTTATTATGTGACGAAGCAACTTCTGCACTCGACCCAGAAACGACGGATTCGATTTTAGAGTTATTACTCGATATTAATAAAAAAATCGGATTAACAATTGTACTCATTACACATGAAATGCATGTTATTCGGAAAATTTGTGACCGCGTTGCTGTAATGGAAGCAGGTAAAGTAGTGGAGCAAGGGGAGGTACTACAAGTATTCCAAAATCCGCAAGCGCCAATAACGAAAAACTTTATGGCACAAATATCTGGTGAAACGCAGGAAATGCAAGCATCACTTGAGCAAATTTTAGCGAACTATCCATCAGGGAAAATTGTGAAGCTTGGCTTTGTAGGACAAACAACAGAGCAACCGGTCATTTCACAAATCATTAAGCAATTTGATATTGTCGTGAACATTGTACATGGCAAAATTTCCAATACAACAAGTGGTCCACTCGGTACATTATTTATACATATTGAAGGTTCGAGTGATCAAATTAATGCTGCTTTAGAATTACTTGCGCAACATAAAGTTCAAACGGAGGTGATTGAACATGATTGA
- a CDS encoding cysteine desulfurase: MIPKDIKSYFPILNQEINGHPLVYLDSAATSQKPIQVIEALTNYYNLDNSNVHRGVHTLGNRATDSYEGAREKVRKFINAASTQEVIFMRGTTTALNTVAGGYGRQNIVEGDEIVITYMEHHSNIIPWQQLAKEKGAVLKYIELEADGTISLEKARKAITAKTKIVSIMYVSNVLGAINPVKEIAKIAHENGAIMVVDGAQAAPHMKIDVQDLDCDFFAFSGHKMCAPTGIGVLYGKKALLENMEPVEFGGEMIDFVGLQESTWKELPWKFEGGTPIIAGAIGLGAAIDFLEEIGLDNIAAHEHHLAGYAMDQLSTIDGLTIFGPTDPMKRCGLVTFNLDDVHPHDVATVLDMSGIAVRAGHHCAQPLMKWLQVTATARASFYMYNDEADIDALVAGLRSAKEYFGDVF; this comes from the coding sequence ATGATACCAAAAGATATTAAAAGTTATTTTCCAATTTTAAATCAAGAAATTAATGGTCATCCTCTTGTGTATTTAGATAGCGCGGCAACTTCACAAAAGCCGATCCAAGTGATTGAAGCGTTAACAAATTACTATAATTTAGACAATTCAAATGTTCACCGCGGTGTGCATACACTTGGAAATCGTGCGACGGATTCGTATGAAGGCGCGCGTGAAAAGGTACGTAAGTTTATAAACGCTGCTTCTACGCAAGAAGTTATTTTTATGCGCGGTACGACAACAGCTTTGAATACAGTGGCTGGTGGTTATGGTCGTCAAAATATCGTTGAAGGTGATGAGATTGTCATTACGTACATGGAACATCACTCGAACATTATCCCGTGGCAACAACTTGCGAAAGAAAAAGGGGCAGTGCTGAAATACATTGAGCTTGAAGCAGATGGCACGATTTCATTAGAAAAAGCGCGTAAAGCTATTACAGCAAAAACGAAAATTGTTTCGATTATGTATGTTTCCAACGTATTAGGTGCTATCAATCCGGTAAAAGAAATTGCAAAAATTGCGCATGAAAACGGCGCAATCATGGTTGTAGATGGTGCACAAGCAGCACCGCATATGAAAATCGATGTACAAGATTTAGACTGTGATTTCTTTGCATTTTCAGGGCATAAAATGTGTGCTCCAACTGGAATTGGTGTACTATATGGGAAAAAGGCGCTACTTGAAAACATGGAACCCGTTGAATTTGGTGGGGAAATGATCGATTTCGTAGGATTACAGGAATCAACATGGAAAGAGTTACCGTGGAAATTTGAAGGCGGAACACCAATTATTGCAGGTGCTATTGGTTTAGGTGCAGCAATTGACTTCCTAGAAGAAATTGGTTTAGACAACATTGCAGCGCATGAGCATCATTTAGCAGGCTACGCGATGGATCAGCTTTCAACAATTGATGGTTTAACAATTTTCGGTCCAACTGATCCGATGAAACGATGCGGTTTAGTAACATTCAATTTAGATGATGTGCATCCACATGATGTTGCAACGGTTCTAGATATGAGTGGAATTGCTGTCCGTGCAGGTCACCACTGTGCTCAACCATTAATGAAATGGCTTCAAGTAACTGCAACAGCACGTGCAAGCTTCTACATGTACAATGATGAAGCGGATATTGATGCATTAGTTGCAGGACTGCGCTCGGCGAAGGAGTATTTTGGCGATGTCTTTTAA
- a CDS encoding methionine ABC transporter permease, whose translation MIEQLFPNVDWAKMLAATYETVYMTAVATAVTFVLGLIIGIVLFLTSDNQLWANKIVHFLTGSVVNIFRSIPFIVLIILLIPFTKFLLGTIRGANAALPALIIGAAPFYARMVLIALREIDKGVIEAARSMGAKTSTIIWKVLIPESLPALISGLTVTAVALVGYTAMAGIIGAGGLGTSAFLDGFQRNRQDVTFVATVLILIVVFIIQYIGDFITAKVDKR comes from the coding sequence ATGATTGAGCAATTATTTCCGAATGTAGATTGGGCAAAGATGCTCGCTGCAACTTATGAAACAGTTTATATGACGGCTGTCGCAACTGCTGTAACATTTGTACTTGGTTTAATTATCGGGATTGTCCTATTTTTAACGAGTGATAATCAGCTATGGGCTAATAAAATCGTCCATTTTCTAACGGGTTCAGTCGTGAATATTTTCCGTTCGATTCCATTTATCGTCTTAATTATTTTACTCATTCCATTCACAAAATTTTTACTTGGCACAATTCGTGGTGCTAATGCGGCTTTACCGGCACTTATTATTGGTGCGGCACCGTTTTATGCGCGAATGGTGTTAATCGCCTTACGTGAAATTGATAAAGGGGTAATTGAAGCGGCTCGTTCAATGGGTGCTAAAACGTCGACAATTATATGGAAAGTACTCATTCCAGAAAGTTTACCAGCATTAATTTCGGGGCTTACAGTAACAGCTGTTGCACTCGTTGGTTACACGGCAATGGCGGGGATTATTGGTGCAGGTGGACTTGGAACTTCAGCGTTTTTAGATGGCTTCCAGCGTAACCGCCAAGACGTGACATTCGTGGCAACTGTTTTAATTTTGATTGTCGTATTTATTATTCAATATATTGGTGATTTCATTACCGCAAAAGTAGATAAACGATAG
- a CDS encoding thioredoxin family protein — MEEWTKEQWIEQLQSGEQCAFYLYTPLCGTCDVASKMLTVIEELLPDLPIGMANINYLGNFAMDMQVESVPCLIIANNGEIREKVYAFQSVPFLFAILKK; from the coding sequence ATGGAAGAATGGACGAAAGAACAATGGATAGAGCAGCTACAAAGCGGAGAGCAGTGTGCGTTTTATTTATATACACCACTATGTGGGACATGTGATGTAGCGTCAAAAATGTTAACGGTAATTGAAGAGTTACTGCCAGATTTGCCGATTGGTATGGCGAATATCAATTATTTAGGCAATTTTGCAATGGACATGCAAGTGGAAAGTGTGCCGTGTTTAATCATTGCAAACAATGGTGAAATTAGGGAAAAGGTATATGCGTTTCAATCTGTACCGTTTTTATTTGCAATATTAAAAAAATGA
- a CDS encoding LysR family transcriptional regulator, with protein sequence MELRQLRYFVEVAEREHISEAAEHLRVAQSAISRQIANLEEELGAPLFERVGRNVKLTPIGKTFLEHTIVALKAIDFAAKQVEEYLDPAKGTIKVGFPTSLASYVLPTIISAFKKEYPNVSFHLRQGSYKYLIEAVKNRELNLALLGPLPKKDEALNTTVLFSENIHALLPANHLLAKRDSINLIELRHDHFVMFPDGYILHKVAMDACKSVGFVPKITSEGEDMDALKGLVAAGIGVSLLPESSLYDSTPRMTVRVPIANPSIRRNVGIITPTTRVLAPSEEIFLEFVSQFYSRVSGFQ encoded by the coding sequence TTGGAATTAAGACAATTACGTTATTTTGTTGAGGTGGCAGAACGTGAGCATATTTCTGAAGCGGCGGAACATTTGCGCGTTGCTCAATCCGCCATTAGTAGACAAATTGCCAACTTAGAAGAAGAGCTTGGCGCCCCACTTTTCGAGCGTGTTGGACGGAATGTCAAGTTAACGCCGATCGGGAAAACTTTTTTAGAACACACAATTGTTGCGCTCAAAGCAATTGATTTTGCAGCAAAACAAGTGGAGGAATATTTAGATCCTGCGAAAGGGACGATTAAGGTCGGTTTCCCAACAAGCCTTGCAAGCTATGTACTCCCTACGATTATTTCCGCATTTAAAAAAGAGTATCCAAATGTTTCTTTTCATTTGCGCCAAGGGTCTTATAAATATTTAATCGAGGCCGTTAAAAATCGCGAATTAAATTTAGCTTTACTCGGCCCATTGCCCAAAAAGGATGAGGCACTTAATACGACGGTACTTTTTAGTGAAAATATTCATGCACTACTCCCAGCAAATCATCTGCTCGCAAAAAGGGACAGCATTAATTTAATCGAATTGCGTCATGATCATTTCGTCATGTTCCCGGATGGCTATATTTTACACAAAGTAGCTATGGATGCCTGTAAATCTGTAGGCTTTGTTCCAAAGATCACATCTGAAGGGGAAGATATGGATGCATTAAAAGGGTTAGTTGCTGCGGGGATAGGTGTATCTTTATTGCCGGAAAGTTCACTGTATGATTCTACACCGCGAATGACGGTAAGAGTGCCGATTGCCAATCCATCAATCCGTCGAAATGTCGGAATTATCACACCAACGACACGGGTACTCGCACCTTCAGAAGAAATATTTTTGGAATTCGTTTCACAATTTTATTCTCGTGTCTCTGGATTTCAATAA
- the sufD gene encoding Fe-S cluster assembly protein SufD yields MTVETKLALSAQEVRSFSEKNNEPAAFADFRVSALEKAAALELPKPDRTNIKKWDFVDFPAHTVESAAYASLEELPEEVKAVIDTEGQQNLYIQRNNTPAFIKVSEELTNKGVIFTDIQTAIREHADLVEKYFMTTAVKVDEHKLTAYHAALVNGGIFVYVPRNVVIEEPLQVVFVNDDAKASLFNHVLVVAEESSAVTYVETYISTFEQAEGQVNVVTEVIAKDNAQVTFGAVDTLATGFTAYMNRRGHAARDAKIDWALGLMNDANTIYENTTDLVGDNSTSDFKMVTVGRGEQKLNFTTLIRQWGKNTDGQILKHGVMKDAAQSIFNGIGHIFRGGTKANAEQESRVLMLSEKARGDANPILLIDEDDVTAGHAASVGRVDPTQLYYLMSRGISKAEAERLVIHGFLAPVVAKLPIEGVKKQLTEVIERKVR; encoded by the coding sequence ATGACGGTTGAAACAAAATTAGCGTTATCAGCACAAGAAGTACGCTCGTTCTCTGAAAAGAATAATGAACCAGCAGCATTCGCTGATTTCCGCGTAAGCGCATTAGAAAAAGCTGCAGCGCTTGAGTTACCAAAGCCAGATAGAACGAATATTAAAAAATGGGATTTCGTAGACTTTCCAGCACATACTGTAGAAAGTGCTGCCTATGCTTCACTGGAAGAATTACCGGAAGAAGTAAAGGCTGTTATTGATACAGAAGGTCAACAAAATCTTTACATTCAACGCAATAATACACCTGCATTTATTAAAGTTTCTGAAGAGCTTACAAATAAAGGCGTTATTTTTACGGATATTCAAACAGCGATCCGTGAACATGCGGACTTAGTAGAAAAATACTTCATGACAACAGCTGTAAAAGTGGACGAGCACAAGTTAACGGCTTACCATGCGGCACTTGTAAACGGCGGTATTTTCGTTTATGTGCCACGCAATGTTGTTATTGAGGAACCATTACAAGTTGTGTTTGTAAATGATGATGCAAAAGCTTCTTTATTCAATCACGTACTTGTTGTAGCGGAAGAATCTTCAGCTGTTACATATGTTGAAACATATATTTCTACATTTGAACAAGCAGAAGGTCAAGTAAACGTTGTAACAGAAGTAATCGCAAAAGATAATGCACAAGTAACATTTGGTGCGGTTGATACTTTAGCGACAGGTTTCACAGCTTACATGAACCGTCGTGGACATGCTGCGCGCGATGCAAAAATTGATTGGGCATTAGGGTTAATGAATGATGCCAACACAATTTATGAAAATACGACAGATCTAGTTGGTGATAACTCAACTTCTGATTTCAAGATGGTAACAGTTGGTCGCGGTGAGCAAAAATTAAACTTTACTACTTTAATCCGTCAATGGGGTAAAAACACGGACGGTCAAATTTTAAAACACGGCGTTATGAAAGATGCCGCTCAATCTATTTTCAACGGAATTGGTCATATTTTCCGCGGTGGTACGAAAGCTAATGCAGAGCAAGAGTCTCGCGTATTAATGCTTTCTGAAAAAGCACGTGGTGATGCCAACCCGATTCTTTTAATTGATGAAGACGATGTAACAGCAGGACACGCAGCATCTGTTGGACGTGTTGACCCGACTCAACTTTACTATTTAATGAGCCGTGGTATTTCGAAAGCAGAAGCAGAGCGCCTTGTAATTCACGGATTCCTTGCGCCAGTTGTTGCTAAACTACCAATCGAAGGTGTTAAAAAACAGCTGACGGAGGTTATCGAAAGGAAAGTTCGATAA
- a CDS encoding MetQ/NlpA family ABC transporter substrate-binding protein, with the protein MKKLLSSVLLGASVLALAACSSDEETLKVGASNTPHALILEQVAPILKEQGIELEIEPYTDYVLPNKDLDEGNLDANYFQHIPYFETQIADFDYDFANAGEIHIEPIGVYSKKYKTLEELPKGALVLLSNSVADHGRMLSLLEAKGLITLKDGVDKTTAEIKDIIDNPKDLVFDYNTAPELLVQMYENDEGDAVLINSNHAIDHGINPQEDSIAIESSDESPYINIVAVKSGNEKSKEIKALVDALHSKEIQDFMLEQWGGSVVPVVK; encoded by the coding sequence ATGAAAAAATTATTATCAAGTGTTTTATTAGGAGCATCAGTATTAGCTTTAGCAGCATGTAGTTCAGATGAAGAAACATTAAAAGTGGGTGCTTCAAATACACCACACGCACTTATTTTAGAACAGGTAGCACCAATTTTAAAAGAGCAGGGCATTGAACTTGAGATTGAACCGTATACAGATTACGTTTTACCAAACAAAGACCTTGATGAAGGCAATTTAGATGCGAACTACTTCCAACACATTCCATATTTTGAAACGCAAATTGCAGATTTCGATTATGATTTTGCCAATGCTGGTGAAATTCATATCGAGCCAATCGGAGTTTATTCTAAAAAATATAAAACATTAGAAGAGCTTCCAAAAGGTGCTTTAGTATTACTATCAAACTCTGTTGCTGACCATGGACGTATGCTGTCATTACTCGAAGCAAAAGGTTTAATAACACTTAAAGATGGCGTTGATAAAACAACGGCTGAAATTAAAGATATTATAGACAACCCGAAAGACTTAGTATTTGATTACAACACAGCGCCAGAATTATTAGTGCAAATGTATGAAAATGATGAGGGTGATGCGGTATTGATCAACTCAAATCATGCAATTGATCATGGCATTAACCCACAAGAAGATTCGATTGCAATTGAATCGAGTGATGAATCACCATATATTAATATTGTTGCAGTTAAATCAGGTAATGAAAAATCAAAAGAAATTAAAGCATTAGTAGACGCTTTACACTCAAAAGAAATTCAAGACTTCATGTTAGAACAATGGGGCGGCTCAGTCGTACCGGTAGTGAAATAA
- a CDS encoding arsenate reductase family protein, which produces MTIQLIQYPKCTTCKKAQKWFDENGITYEIRNIVEQTPTVEELAAIYKESGLPLKKFFNTSGIKYRELGLKDKLETMTEAEQLALLASDGMLIKRPLVTDGKKLTLGFKESDFLETWK; this is translated from the coding sequence ATGACAATTCAATTGATTCAATACCCAAAATGTACAACTTGTAAAAAAGCACAAAAATGGTTCGATGAAAATGGGATTACATATGAAATTAGAAATATCGTCGAACAAACACCTACTGTAGAGGAGTTAGCTGCAATTTATAAAGAGAGTGGCTTGCCTTTGAAGAAGTTTTTCAACACGTCAGGCATAAAGTATCGTGAGCTTGGTTTGAAAGATAAATTGGAAACAATGACTGAAGCGGAACAATTAGCATTACTAGCATCGGATGGTATGTTAATTAAACGACCACTCGTTACAGATGGTAAAAAATTAACATTAGGATTTAAGGAGTCTGACTTCTTAGAAACTTGGAAATAA
- the sufC gene encoding Fe-S cluster assembly ATPase SufC yields MATLEIKDLHVEIDGKEILKGLNLTINTNEVHAIMGPNGTGKSTLASAIMGHPKYEVTQGEVLIDGENVLEMEVDERAKAGLFLAMQYPSEIPGVTNADFLRSAINARREQGNEISLMKFIRELDKTMDFLEMPEEMAQRYLNEGFSGGEKKRNEILQMMMIKPTFGILDEIDSGLDIDALKVVSKGINEMRGEGFGCLMITHYQRLLNYITPDQVHVIMQGKIVKSGGAELAQRLEAEGYEWIKQELGIENTDAVTEEA; encoded by the coding sequence ATGGCAACTTTAGAGATTAAAGATCTTCACGTTGAAATCGACGGAAAAGAGATTTTAAAAGGTTTAAACTTAACAATTAACACAAATGAAGTACACGCAATTATGGGTCCAAACGGTACAGGTAAATCAACATTAGCATCAGCAATCATGGGCCATCCTAAATATGAAGTAACACAAGGTGAAGTATTAATCGATGGTGAAAACGTACTTGAAATGGAAGTAGACGAGCGTGCAAAAGCGGGTCTATTCCTAGCAATGCAATATCCATCTGAAATTCCTGGTGTTACAAACGCTGACTTCTTACGTTCTGCAATCAATGCACGTCGTGAACAAGGCAATGAAATTTCTTTAATGAAATTCATCCGCGAATTAGATAAAACAATGGACTTTTTAGAAATGCCAGAAGAAATGGCTCAACGTTATTTAAACGAAGGCTTCTCTGGTGGTGAGAAAAAACGTAACGAAATTTTACAAATGATGATGATCAAACCTACTTTCGGTATTTTAGATGAAATCGACTCAGGTTTAGATATCGACGCATTAAAAGTAGTTTCAAAAGGAATTAACGAAATGCGCGGCGAAGGTTTTGGTTGCTTAATGATCACGCACTACCAACGCCTACTTAACTACATCACACCTGACCAAGTGCACGTAATTATGCAAGGTAAAATCGTGAAATCGGGTGGCGCAGAGCTTGCACAACGTTTAGAAGCAGAAGGTTATGAGTGGATTAAACAAGAGCTAGGCATTGAAAACACGGATGCTGTAACAGAAGAAGCATAA
- the gcvH gene encoding glycine cleavage system protein GcvH, with the protein MNTPKELKYTKEHEWVKIEDGKATIGITHFAQSELGDIVFVELPEAGDDITKDQPFGSVESVKTVSELYAPLSGKVVSVNEELSDNPEFVNESPYEQAWMVVIELTNEAELEELLDADAYTQFIEQ; encoded by the coding sequence ATGAACACACCAAAAGAATTGAAATATACTAAAGAGCACGAATGGGTAAAAATTGAGGACGGCAAAGCAACAATCGGTATTACGCACTTCGCACAATCTGAACTTGGTGATATCGTATTCGTTGAGCTACCAGAAGCTGGCGACGATATTACGAAAGATCAACCATTCGGTAGCGTAGAATCTGTTAAAACAGTTTCAGAATTATATGCACCGCTTTCAGGTAAAGTTGTATCAGTAAACGAAGAGTTATCTGACAACCCAGAGTTTGTTAACGAATCTCCATACGAACAAGCATGGATGGTTGTTATCGAATTAACAAATGAAGCTGAGTTAGAAGAATTACTGGATGCAGACGCTTACACTCAATTTATTGAACAGTAA
- a CDS encoding toprim domain-containing protein translates to MEKCIIVEGRSDKLQIAPLLAEQVFILCTNGTISEDELIALLTPYEQYEMVTMFDVDKNGEKLRKLMNRTYSEAQHLIIPKQYIEVAETPASVLIELLKDAKFLVKEG, encoded by the coding sequence ATGGAGAAATGCATTATCGTAGAAGGGCGCTCAGATAAGCTTCAAATTGCCCCTTTACTTGCTGAACAAGTCTTCATACTTTGCACGAATGGTACAATAAGTGAAGATGAATTAATTGCATTATTAACGCCGTACGAGCAATATGAAATGGTAACGATGTTCGATGTTGATAAAAATGGAGAAAAATTGCGCAAGTTGATGAATCGTACTTATTCTGAAGCGCAGCATTTAATCATTCCAAAGCAATATATTGAAGTGGCAGAGACGCCAGCTTCTGTTTTAATAGAGCTTCTTAAAGATGCGAAATTTTTAGTAAAAGAAGGCTGA